A region of Piscinibacter gummiphilus DNA encodes the following proteins:
- a CDS encoding HrpB1 family type III secretion system apparatus protein codes for MPSLSQTPPPLTDEVFEALVGVLSVAADDSASDDVLATLQALHAARPDWPELSIALAQRHLLAGDLQPAREALEGVERHADRVPLVGALLAYTLHAQKDPAWRLRAFEAERAAQDELGSSILAGLREEVAA; via the coding sequence ATGCCATCCCTTTCCCAAACCCCTCCCCCGTTGACCGACGAGGTGTTCGAGGCACTGGTCGGCGTGCTGTCGGTCGCTGCCGACGACAGCGCGTCCGACGATGTGCTCGCGACGCTGCAGGCCCTGCACGCCGCGCGGCCCGACTGGCCCGAGCTGTCGATCGCGCTGGCCCAGCGCCACCTGCTGGCCGGCGACCTGCAGCCGGCACGCGAAGCGCTGGAGGGTGTCGAGCGGCACGCGGACCGCGTGCCGCTCGTCGGCGCCCTGCTCGCCTACACGCTGCACGCGCAGAAGGACCCCGCGTGGCGCCTGCGCGCGTTCGAAGCCGAACGGGCCGCGCAGGACGAGCTGGGTTCATCGATTCTTGCAGGCCTCCGGGAGGAGGTGGCCGCGTAG
- a CDS encoding HrpF/NolX family T3SS translocon protein — translation MNTTVSRQPQSALFAAPGAAMQGCARQPASCKPPGMPSPLAAAIWGAALLMLRSQLQGAQGQGGGCGAAGGALDKPASSPALENVNDKPAAKPQQGELDFAKFVDLVRQLCNSAFSAGSPISGDSQSQQACDPCMQKPQAAAADPAVEQKRMETIAILGRHEGKFKKAVDGDGLDKMLKDEKTPPDLKRAIQDLKADPQMMEALDKAKTGKTDGKISAKDINILQSNSANKAFAEQKAEDFEQTYIPSDSKDPNAKPRPITNNDAQRELFRYSDNLPKHVSRESLQKIVDGTSEQGKCPPQLVAAAKFYVDNPAAWEKDMGKGANESIRKDGLANRVTKSMELTPSEDKTLKVLDENRDAFFGKGALNDKKLKQISEDPAAKPEVREAATALLDKKGSLLFNMLDNGKHGHGGNAIHAADDRSIGQGDLDRVLKDRNKTVAPAEKTLPAAETGAAEKSGRTGQAARTQNTAAAQAAQDMSDGTYNQPDNKHKKGGQLRDIANFFLKAYSFITGVVSDVLSVVANLKIPGLSWLAAAGAVGAKAASGAAKVASTALEGGDVKGAAVSAGIGVASTAVGVVIPGGGKAVGKAAGEAAEQGAKTGGKTWANQAVNNSTDITKGELAKEAGKEAAKSTTKNGAMTAFEESGAKAEVTGQVTNEVHGYQQQRAA, via the coding sequence ATGAACACGACCGTCTCGCGGCAACCGCAATCGGCCCTCTTCGCTGCGCCCGGCGCCGCGATGCAGGGCTGCGCGCGGCAACCCGCGTCCTGCAAGCCACCCGGCATGCCCTCTCCCCTCGCCGCGGCCATCTGGGGCGCGGCCCTCCTGATGCTCCGGAGCCAGCTCCAGGGCGCCCAGGGCCAGGGCGGCGGCTGCGGCGCCGCCGGCGGCGCGCTCGACAAGCCGGCCTCGTCGCCCGCCCTCGAGAACGTGAACGACAAGCCCGCCGCGAAGCCGCAGCAAGGCGAACTCGACTTCGCCAAGTTCGTCGACCTCGTGCGCCAGCTGTGCAACTCGGCGTTCAGCGCCGGGTCGCCCATCTCCGGCGACTCGCAGTCGCAGCAGGCGTGCGACCCCTGCATGCAGAAGCCGCAGGCGGCCGCGGCCGATCCGGCGGTCGAGCAGAAGCGCATGGAAACCATCGCGATCCTCGGCCGGCACGAAGGCAAGTTCAAGAAGGCCGTGGACGGCGACGGCCTCGACAAGATGCTCAAGGACGAGAAGACGCCGCCCGACCTCAAGCGCGCGATCCAGGACCTGAAGGCCGACCCGCAGATGATGGAGGCGCTCGACAAGGCCAAGACGGGCAAGACCGACGGCAAGATCAGCGCGAAGGACATCAACATCCTGCAGTCGAACTCGGCGAACAAGGCGTTCGCCGAGCAGAAGGCCGAGGACTTCGAGCAGACCTACATCCCGTCGGACTCGAAGGACCCCAACGCGAAGCCGCGCCCCATCACCAACAACGATGCGCAGCGCGAACTCTTCCGCTACTCGGACAACCTGCCGAAACACGTCTCGCGCGAGAGCCTGCAGAAGATCGTCGACGGCACGTCCGAACAGGGCAAGTGCCCGCCGCAGCTCGTGGCCGCGGCGAAGTTCTACGTCGACAACCCGGCCGCCTGGGAGAAGGACATGGGCAAGGGCGCGAACGAGTCCATCCGCAAGGACGGGCTGGCCAATCGCGTCACGAAGTCGATGGAGCTGACGCCCTCGGAAGACAAGACGCTGAAGGTGCTCGACGAGAACCGCGACGCCTTCTTCGGCAAGGGCGCGCTGAACGACAAGAAGCTCAAGCAGATCTCCGAGGATCCGGCCGCGAAACCCGAGGTGCGCGAGGCCGCGACGGCGCTGCTCGACAAGAAGGGTTCGCTGCTGTTCAACATGCTCGACAACGGCAAGCACGGCCACGGCGGCAATGCGATCCACGCGGCCGACGACCGCAGCATCGGCCAGGGCGACCTGGACCGTGTGCTGAAGGACCGCAACAAGACGGTCGCACCGGCCGAGAAGACGCTGCCGGCGGCCGAGACGGGTGCCGCGGAGAAGTCCGGCCGCACCGGGCAGGCCGCCCGCACGCAGAATACCGCCGCGGCCCAGGCCGCGCAGGACATGTCGGACGGCACGTACAACCAGCCGGACAACAAGCACAAGAAGGGTGGCCAGCTGCGCGACATCGCCAACTTCTTCCTGAAGGCCTACTCGTTCATCACGGGGGTGGTGTCGGATGTGCTGAGCGTGGTCGCCAACCTGAAGATCCCCGGCCTGAGCTGGCTGGCCGCCGCGGGTGCGGTGGGCGCGAAGGCGGCCTCGGGTGCGGCGAAGGTCGCCTCGACGGCGCTGGAAGGCGGTGACGTGAAGGGTGCCGCGGTCAGCGCCGGCATCGGGGTGGCGAGCACCGCGGTCGGTGTCGTGATCCCGGGCGGCGGCAAGGCCGTCGGCAAGGCGGCGGGCGAGGCGGCCGAACAGGGCGCCAAGACCGGCGGCAAGACCTGGGCGAACCAGGCGGTGAACAACAGCACCGACATCACGAAGGGCGAACTCGCCAAGGAAGCCGGCAAGGAGGCCGCCAAGAGCACCACCAAGAACGGTGCGATGACCGCCTTCGAGGAGTCCGGTGCCAAGGCCGAGGTGACCGGCCAGGTCACCAACGAAGTCCACGGCTACCAGCAGCAGCGGGCGGCCTGA